A genome region from Triticum aestivum cultivar Chinese Spring chromosome 2B, IWGSC CS RefSeq v2.1, whole genome shotgun sequence includes the following:
- the LOC123045763 gene encoding eukaryotic translation initiation factor 4B1-like gives MAKPWGGVGAWALDAEREDEEREHAAAFPAPEPPAAAGGAASFPSLKEAVVAGGGKQKKKKGTTLSLSEFTTYGAAGAPRRVAPAEPKGLTPQEMMMLPTGPRERSEDELDRSRGFRSYGGDREPRGGGFDDERRSSRDSDFDMPSRADESDNWGKNKSFSPAPTDSGRRDRLSGPSPLGRSDDIDNWSRDKKPLPSRYPSLGTGGGFRESSGGGFRESSGGGFRESSGGGFRESSGGGFRESSGGGFRDSPGPSDSDRWVRGAVPAPMTNNGDRPRLNLNPPKRDPSATPVPAAEVARSRPSPFGAAKPREEVLAEKGLDWRKMEGEIEKKTSRPTSSHSSRPNSAHSSRPGSPGSQVSAVGSEGAPRARPKVNPFGDAKPREVVLQEKGKDWRKIDLELEHRAVNRPESEEEKNLKEEINLLKVDLKEIEAIAGDGSDQAKEVAEKISQMEKQLDLLTVELDDKIRFAQRPSSGAGRAAAFPPASEEPHVAVAHMDRPRSRGGVETYPKPVEERWGFHGSRERGSFGGGGSSDRSSTRQGW, from the exons ATGGCCAAGCCCTGGGGCGGCGTCGGCGCCTGGGCGCTCGACGCTGAGCGCGAGGACGAGGAGCGCGAGCAcgccgcggccttccccgcgccggagccgcccgccgccgcgggcGGCGCCGCCAGCTTCCCCAGCCTCAAGGAGGccgtcgtcgccggcggcggcaagcagaagaagaagaagggcaccaCCCTCTCGCTCTCCGAGTTCACCACCTACGGCGCGGCCGGCGCGCCTCGCCGCGTCGCCCCCGCCGAGCCCAAGGGCCTCACCCCGCAGGAGATGATGATGCTCCCCACCGGCCCGAGGGAGCGCTCGGAGGACGAGCTGGACCGATCCCGCGGGTTCCGCTCCTATGGCGGCGACAGGGAGCCGCGCGGTGGCGGATTCGACGACGAACGCCGCTCCAGCAGGGATTCGGATTTCGATATGCCCTCGCGTGCCGACGAGTCGGACAACTGGGGCAAGAATAAGAGTTTCTCGCCGGCTCCTACCGACTCTGGCCGGCGTGATAGGCTCAGTGGCCCGTCTCCGCTCGGCCGCTCTGACGACATCGACAACTGGTCGCGCGACAAGAAGCCACTCCCGTCGCGCTACCCTAGCCTTGGAACCGGTGGCGGTTTCCGTGAATCATCTGGCGGTGGTTTCCGTGAATCATCTGGTGGTGGTTTCCGCGAATCATCTGGTGGTGGTTTCCGCGAATCATCTGGTGGTGGTTTCCGTGAATCATCTGGTGGCGGTTTCCGTGACTCACCGGGGCCATCTGACTCTGATCGCTGGGTCCGCGGTGCTGTCCCTGCCCCTATGACCAACAATGGTGATAGGCCGCGCCTCAACCTCAATCCACCAAAGCGTGATCCCTCAGCCACCCCTGTGCCAGCTGCTGAGGTCGCACGCAGCAGACCAAGCCCCTTCGGGGCTGCTAAGCCCCGTGAGGAGGTGCTGGCTGAGAAGGGCCTTGATTGGAGGAAGATGGAGGGGGAGATTGAGAAGAAAACCAGTCGGCCTACTAGCTCGCACTCCAGTAGGCCGAACAGCGCACATTCCTCCCGTCCTGGAAGCCCTGGATCACAGGTCTCTGCAGTTGGGAGTGAGGGAGCACCAAGAGCACGGCCAAAGGTAAATCCATTCGGTGATGCCAAGCCACGGGAAGTGGTGCTGCAGGAGAAAGGAAAAGACTGGAGGAAAATTGACCTTGAGCTGGAGCATCGGGCTGTTAATAG GCCAGAGTCAGAAGAAGAGAAGAATTTGAAAGAAGAAATTAACCTTCTCAAGGTGGACTTGAAGGAAATTGAGGCCATTGCAGGTGATGGTTCTGACCAAGCAAAAGAAGTGGCTGAGAAGATATCTCAGATGGAAAAGCAGCTTGATCTGCTTACAGTTGAGTTAGATGACAAGATTCGATTTGCGCAAAGACCTAGTTCTGGAGCGGGCAGGGCTGCAGCATTTCCACCTGCTAGTGAGGAACCACATGTTGCAGTGGCCCACATGGACAGACCGCGTTCCCGTGGTGGTGTGGAAACATATCCGAAACCAGTTGAAGAAAGGTGGGGATTTCATGGTAGCAGAGAAAGAGGCTCTTTTGGTGGAGGTGGAAGTTCAGACAG GTCATCAACAAGGCAGGGATGGTGA